In Podospora pseudopauciseta strain CBS 411.78 chromosome 2 map unlocalized CBS411.78m_2, whole genome shotgun sequence, the genomic stretch TCAGCCACCAGCCTACCGTAGGTGCGGGTAGCTATGGGCCCTCAGGGCCGCTATTTGCACAGGGCATTTACAGAGCTTTTAGTAGCCTAAATCCAAAATTTAGGCCATTTTAGGCTACCGTAGCGTCCGATGCAGAGCTTCGAAGTTGACATTGTACTAAGTGGATCCTTGAGGGTGGCGGGTAGGAATGTTGAGGCTGTCTTCGCCGTATCCACCAGTTTCTTCGGAACTAAACGCCTTGCAGTATTACAAGCAGTAACCTACTGTAAAATAGGGCTTACAGGGCCCCATTTTTAACATATACACTAGGCATAgcttttaaaatataaattaacACACATTAGGTAAAAGCTCTGGGTCTCCTCTTGCAGACCCAAAACCGGAGAACGCCAAAACCCAAGCATCATTTTGACCCTTTTGTTCTCCCCGCCCATGCCGTTGCATGGTTTTTGTCTCGCACGCAGATTCTCATCATGTCATGCCAACAATCAAAAACACAAATGTTACTCACTTCAAAGTCCTCCCAAATATTTCCCTCGGCCAGGCATAGCCAAATCAAATCACTCGTAAATCAGTAGTCATCCCTTTGTAAGAAACTCATTCGATATCATTGCTCGTTGCCCACGCTTGGATTCACAGTCGAAAAGACAACGGGGGGCTTCCATGAGCTCGTCATAGACGGCTCTGAGACAAACATCAGAGATATCCAGTAGAGTTCATGTTCCCAGCAGCCCTCTTGTGGCGTGCTCGGGATTGAAGTTGCTGGCAATTGTCAGTTGGCTGGCGTTGGTGTGTTTACCGGGCAAATGGGCTAACTTACTTTTGTCTTTGAGACAGTCGATCGTCCCCTTCAAAAATGCAAGCTGGCGAGTATCAAGATATTTGATGGCCGATTTTGAGACGCTCTCGGCATCCCACTCGAAATTCATCAGATCACAACGCTTGAAGTAGGTCCAGTACGCCAACATCACACCGGCACCATGCTGGACGTCTTCGACGAACGTTGTAAGCGGGTGGTCTCTTGGGCCGTAACGTGTCTCCTAGAGAAAAAGTCAGCAAGGAATGCGCGCTGAAGCAGAATAGCAAAGATTAGGCTGTACCAGAGGCCGCCCTTTCGAGTTTTCCTTTGCATGACGGTACCGATCTTTGCAAATGCAGGCCACATTGTGGAGAAACAAGAACACAACCAGAAAGGCCGTAAACCATGCATCCTTCGAATCCTTCCAGAGTTCGGGACCCGAGCTGAGAATCTTTTCGAACATACTCAGAAATTGTGGCACCTGGCTCTTGAATACCGTGTGATACCGAATGCTGTCAAACTGTGCCACGATCATTCGGGGAATGTACCTCGTCTTCAGCTCCCTCGATTCCATCCCCAGTGACTCTTGACCGCAAATCCATGCCGAGCCGGTTTGGTGTCCTGGCCAACAGTCTGTTAGTGGTATTCATCAAATTGGCGCTGGAACATCACCAGGAATTACATACGAATCGCAAACCATAGGCGAACAGCTTTTAGTAGAAACTCAGCCAGATCTACGCTTTTCTTGTCCCGATTTTCTTCTCGGTTTTGTTTGTGCCGCTGCAAGACAAGAGGTGGGTAATCAGCTTTCAGTCCAAATTCAAGTCAACTGAAACGTGGGGGTTCTCGTACCGATGACTGCCGAAGATGCTCCGCGATCATGGAATAAATAACTTTGACGAGATCATCAGAGTCCTTGGCCGAATCTTCCAATCCCTTGATAGCATTGGCCGCGATGTAGTGTTGAAAGGCTCGCCCGTGTTCCTTCACATTCACGAGACCGTACGCCGGAATTCTTATTCCATCCCTGCCAACAAAATTCCGGACGAGCTGATCACCCTCGACTGCCCTGAACGCCCGCACTTTAAGTGTCATTGGCGTTTCGCAGAGCCCTTGAGCCATTTCAATGACCTTGATGTGATTGTCTGCCCAATCGTTCGCCCTGATGTTGATCAACTGGGTATGATCAAATCGCTTCGTGTAGCCCAGCCCCCCATCTCGCTGCAACACCACCGAAGCCAGCTTGTAACGAAGACACGGGAGGTTATGGATAGTCTTTTTGGACTCCCTGCGCACCTTGAGACAGGTGACGCAAGGTGCCAAAGGGTCATTCGGGTTATCCACATTGGGAAGACACTAAACACACCAGAGATTAGATTGTCATGCTGTTGTTCGTCATTGCGTTTTGTTTACTTACCCTCACTCTCTGGTTATGACATCGTATGCAGGCCCGCATGGTCCTGGTATCGGAGGTCTGTTTCCTCAAATTCTCTCTCTGCCGTTTCCGTCGCTGTTCTTCCAGTTCTTCCAGTTCGGGCTCTTCTTTGATCGCCAGCCCTTGATTGACAGCGGCCGCTGCGCCTTGCTGAGTGACGTCCAACATCAGCGCTTGCTCCACGGCGACCCAGCCGCCAACAAGAGCCGTTTCCATAGGTACAATGATCTGTTCATCAACATCTTGCACCTCTGATTTCTGAAGCCCATCCCAGGTGTGGCCATTTCCCTCTTTTGTGACATGCACATATGCACTGCAAATCGATGAGGCTTCGGTGTCTAGCAAGTTGCCAGGGCTAGCTCTCAAGGAACCACTGTCGACCCTCGAAAGACAATATGGAAAACGATGCTCTTGGGTGATATCGACACTGCTACCAAATACCCCATCAGGATATGCTGCTTGGGCGTGAAATTGCGATAAGTACGCATGTTGCCCCTGGGCATTTGTTGGGTCCCTCGAGGTCGAATGGGCCCCATTTAGTGAAGGCGGCGGCAGGCTATGCGTGGGTGTAGAGCCGGACTGAAAGGTGCGATGGAAGGCCTCCGGGAAACAATCTTCCTTCTGCGGTAGTGGCAATGCGACACTTTCCCAGCAATAGCGAGACTGACCAAGCCCGCCATTACCGGTATCGACTGGCGGCTGGTGTAGCGGCTGAGGTGCTGGGCGGCCAGGCCGCGATTCCCAATCTTCGGTTGGATTCACGTATTGCGTAGAAGAAACAGGCTGGTTGGTGGCAAGTCCCATGGGCAGCTCTAAAGGAACCTCACCGACGTATGGGGGGacatctcccccacccaTTGTGGAATTATCCACTATCAGACTAAAGAAGGCTCCGTGTTGGTCTATGGAACACGTCAATCATCACTGTCCAACCGGACCTTGGATTGTAACGCCATCTCGTTCGTACCTTGCTTGTAGTCGTACGGAGACCATGTAGGAACTGCTGCGCCGTCCAACCAGTTCCCATACCCATGCAGGTTTGGGCCAAACgtggggtggtggtacaGGGAGCCGCCATAGAGATTACTATCTTGTGACGGGATCAGGCTGAATGGATTGACCGGTAAATTCGGTGTGATCTCGTCAAGTATGGCACCTAGCTGACGGCGTTTCTTTGGCTGACGGGTATCTGCATCTATCGGACTGCGGCAGCGCGGCGGCTTCGACAACCCACCCTAAGGTTCAGTAAGCATCCAGAACTATTCTCGACAAGTTGCAAGTAGGACGGCACAGAAAGATCAAGAATAAAGTGAAAGGAAAAGGGAGTATTTACGGTCGGACGCAAAAGTGGACTCTCCATCCTGCTCCCCTCACCTACGTGCCCTCGCTCGCTGTTTTTTGCCTCCCCAGTTTGATTCGGGATACAGAGAACGGTTCTATCAGAATATTGGTTCGCCAAGTCAACCTGATCTTACACAATGGCCCAGGAAAGATCAGCAGGAGCAAGATCTTGCCAAGGCTATGGGTGCCGTGGTCCAGAGCCTTTGATCCCAGAATTTGCTGCCACCACGATGAAGCCGGTTGCAAATGCGGTGTCAGACAGATCGGGCAACACGGGCAACAGTCTAGTAGACGTAAGAACAACCAACTGAGACCGGGCCGGATGGTGGAGGGACTGCGCTCGGAAAGGATTGGTCGGCACGAGAAATGCCACTGCAAGCGAGACCGGCGAGATGTCAAGAGGGCGAGACTTGGCCGGATTGAATTCGAACGCTGTGCAACACCGGCCCGCTTTCACAACCTGTTGAGCAAGACAGCAGCACAAGCCTGGCTTCTCGTCGAGTGCAACAAAACCCTGGATGGGTTGCAGATGCGCCGTCAGCATGCATCCACACCCGTGGGAACTTTGAACTCGAAGACTGCGGCTGGTGGGTTGGCGGACTGCctggtgggtgagggggtgcCCAAAGGGTCGTGTCGTGAGACGCAAAATCGCACCAAGGAAATACCAACTTTCACCAGAATTCTGGTGTGACCTGCCCCGTGTCTAACCCAGTTGGTCAAACAGGACTGGGTTACGTGCTGTCcacggggaggggaggggggccgaGACAGGGTACGACGATGTCGAGAGGTGGGATACTCTTGTGTTTCGAAACACCAAGTGGAGGCCGGGGAGAAAAGACCCTGGGGTGACAGTCCCCTGCGAGGCAGGTGCTGTGCTCCAGACCACAAAAGTGTGGTGATACCTTAGACCGTCCTGCGAACAGGAAAGTCCCAGAGATGGAGATGTAGGCTTTGGGGCAATCTTGGATGAAACGGGGGAAAATAGCGAACAGGTGATAGTGATGAGGGCGGAGGGAAGAGGTGTTGCGGTCACGATCCACGGCCCAAAATCGATGTCGTCTCCCACCTTTGTCCAATCATCGGCAGTGAGATGTCTTGCAGCAGCCAACAGCTCGCCTACTGTGGAAAAGAGGGGTTAGCAAGTCTTGAGACAGAGAATTCCAGGCCTGGGCTCCCAcgcgctcctcctcttgttgagagaggccacagcagcaacgaCAGGGAGTCTCCATTGGGAACACAGTGCATGTATCATGCAGGCAGCCATTGACAGGCCAGCCACATCTTGGTTTTGTTGCACTGGACTGGATGCAGTTGGACATTttctcccatcatcatcacccatcaCTCCTTGGCTCCTCCCTTTTCTCCCCACAATCTACGCCTTGTTCGAATCGAGTCGCTCGTCCCGTCCCAGCGATACGGAAAATGGGATGTATCTCGCAGCAGCATCTACGATCCCGCTCATTCTCCCAGAAACCCAGTGTCGACCTCCGCTTCGTGTGACGTGAACTCTGCCGAGGAAGCAAGGGAGAAACAGTCTCGTTCTCATTGGTGCGTCATAAATCACATTTCTGGCCACAGTGGTCAGCCAATCAACTTTTCTCGACCATTTCACACTCAGACCTGATCATCGTCACTTGCTCATCAAGAGCCTCATATTGACGGGTGCTACAGAAAACCCTTTCTATGAATCCCTGAGTCCCGTTTCCGGAATACTACCAAACGCTCGGACACGACTATGACAGCGGAACCATCCCGGGGCCCGGACGGTCCGTTCCTAGCCTGTTGTACCTTAGTCGAGAAATGTTTTCATCTATCACTAGTGAACTTGGTTTAGTCTGCTCTATCCGCCCGGAAATTGGTGGGGACCCCCCAATCTCGTCTAATTGGGCCGCAAGGTTCTTCTCTCCCGTGAGCGGGCCTAAGCTCCCCTGCGTACGCCCTATGAGACTCCAAACAGAATTGTCGACAGATGTATGTGTCCCCAGGCCTTCGATGCCTTTTCCTTGAGGATGGGAGGTTAACGCCCGATGAGCGATATAATGCTGCTAACATAATGACTTGATCCGAGGACAGCACGGCCTTGATGAGTATCATACAACATGGACAATTCCGGGTAGGCGGCTCTTTACCGTACGACCAACCTCACCAGGACCCCTTTTGCTTTCGTTCTATATCTCCGAACCGGTTCGCAGTTTTGTCCTTGGCGGAGCCCAAGTACATGCCACCTTTTAGGAAAATACCGCGCTTCTGGCGGGCCTATGTCTTCCCTTGAACGCCCTCCATGGTTGGCCATGATAGGCGTTGGACATGAGGAGCTGATCATGCTGATGCAAGTTCCGACAGCTCAACAGCACACACAACTTCGGCACACCACTCAACATCGCTGCCGCCAACCTGCCTGAGCGAAACACCTGTCCAATCGTCCCCCGCTACCGACCCCATGAGCCGTTGTCCGAATATGGGCTGGATGTGGGTGACCAGCCCATGTCGTGGAAGAGCGATCGTCCACCCGGCGAGGTTGGGCTTGACTAGGTATAATAATGGCTCCTCTCCGTCCTCGGTGGAACCCAATGTCAGCCCTGGGCTTAGAACAGATTTATTCTCTCTCACTTTACTGGAAAAGCCAGGAATACAGCACATATTCTCTCAAACTACCAATGGATCAAGTTGGCAGCTTGTTTGGGCAATCTCATGCAGGCCTGGGATGGTTGGAGCACCACGCCATGGCTTGGGTGCCTGAAGCCATTTCCTCGGACAGTTATGTTGTTGACCTTGGTCCTCGGGGTGTTCAAGAGGTGCAAGAGGGACTGCAAAAGTTCAAAGGTCAGTGATGTGCCCCCGTTCTGTGTTGGGTGATGCTTTCATTTGCTGACGAATAAGCAgagcttgagcttgatgGTCACGAAGTCAGTCGTCATAATTTCCACCTTCCAACCCTCGAGGCGCAACTGGAGCAAGCCTGCCACGAGGTTCATCGAGGCCGCGGATTTGTCATCCTCAGGGGCCTCGATCCCCAACAGTATTCAGTCGAGGACAACCTGATGATTTACCTCGGGATTGCTGCGTATATTGGGGATCAGAGAGGGTTTCAGGACAAGAAGGGGAACATGCTGAGTATGCTTTGGAATCAAAACAATGTGATGAACTGAACTGATACCTGCCTCGCCCACATAGCCCACATCACAGCCTCCAAAGACTGGAAGACACCCCCTGAGCTCCGGCATGGTATTCATACCACCAAAGGCCTAAGTTGGCACTGTGATATCGGAGTCGACATCCTCGCGCTTCACGTCCGCTCCCTCGCCGAGCATGGTGGGGACACATTTATAGCTTCATCGCTCACAATTGTAAAGGAGCTTGAGGCGCTATACCCACACGTCATCCAAGCCCTTCAAGAAGCTGCGTGGCCAATCCAAATGTCGGTTGGCACAATTTTGTCACATTTCACATGCGCACTGAGCCATCGCTAATTATATTTCCGCTCATTAGCTCAGGCAATCCGATCCCCCGCTACATTCTGGCGCCACTCCTGCACATGGACCCTGAGAACAACCACATCATTCTGAGCGTTGACCCTGGGAGACTTGGTGTGCACCCATCTACGACAAGAACCGATGGCACTTCGCCAATTCCGCCCCTCACACCAACTCAGCTCGAGACCCTCCGCATCCTCAACCAAGTCGCCTCAAAGTATCGTCTTCGCCTAGACACAAAGGCTGGCGACATCGTCTTGCTCAACAACTTTGCCCATTTGCATGCTCGCGATGCCTACAGCGATCCCggacaaggccaaggacGACATCTGGTCAGATTGTACCTGCGTAATGCAGCACTGGCGCACCCTGTTCCAGAGTCTATGCGTGTCCCCTGGGAGGCAGCATTTGGGCCCAGGAATGGGGAGGGCCGATATCCTGTTGCTCCAGCTTTAGAATACACAGCACCTCGATACACGGCCGGTTCTGCTGCTTTTCCCCTGGACGACAACGATGATGTCAACGGAGACGGCACCGCATGATTCCTTCGTTGCCAAGACGCTCACTGCCACAATCTCCTTTTGCCAGCCTCAAGTTGGCTTTGATTTTGAACAACTTCGAAGTTGAGCTGCTGCCAGCAACACTCTCGCAACCTTATCCTCAATCTAACCCGGACTATCTGCGTTGGCCTCTGGTTGTTTCACAAGCCAACGCCTTTGCAGCCATTTTAGTGCAGGCCTATCATTATGTGGATTTTTTTTGGGTAGTGGTGGCCAGAAACTTTGTCTCAGAATGTGGGTATCTACGGAGGACAACGCAGTGGCCAAATATGTGAGGTTACAATGAGCCAAAAGTCTAGCCTGATGGCGATTGCTAGTTTCATGAGCCTTAGGATGTCTCGTCGAGTACTTTTCGAATCAAAAATGGTCCCCTGTTCATCGCAGCTTTCCGTAATGTCTCGGCCATCACAGGCAGTCAAACATGCGTCATCAGGTAGGGATGCGAGCATGCCAACTGCATGCAAGCATAGCCCTGATCACATCCACATAAAAGTTCAGAATCCGGAGGGGAAGCGCCTCCTGTCAGAACAGGCCGAAGTCTCGGAAAGCAGCTGGTCAATTGTATGTGTCCAAGACATGGATGGGTACAAGACACCCCACGCTTCAGTGTCCATAGCCCCTATTACTGGGTGATTGATACGATGGTGGATACTGTGATTGGGGAGCGGAACACGGGCAGGTACCAAAAGAGTCACCATAATCTGCAAGCACGGCGGCTGTCAACCATGAAATTCCGCCATAAAATGTAACAGTGGATGTCTTAACTGAGGACCTGGTGTCCACGAAGAGGTGGGTACCCTAGTACCAGGGCAAAGTGACAGACCAAGCATCTCGGACATGGCTCCGCTGACAACAGCATCACATTAggctcgagcttcttctttcaGATATACTTGCATCAATGCGGGGGCCTCCATCCAGGTTAGGCATGATGGAACTGATGTCAGAACTTTGGGGCAGGAGGGCAGCCGCCCTCTTTCGCGAGTCTGGCAGCACTCACCCATCTTGACTTTGGCTACTGATCACCCCCAGCCCATTTTCGGGCTGATTGGCATGACCATACAATTAAAGAGTGTGTCGGAGGCTGTTTCAATACCTCGATGGTCGATTTACCGAGCATACCAATGGTATGCCTCATCACAGTCTCCTACGGGTAGTACCGGTTTATTTTTCATTGCCTCTCCCTTGATCATCTGTCGAATGATGCCGCAGTCAGTTATCAGGAGAAACAGCATTTGTAACTCCTCTTGCCACGGGTCGTAGACCCGAATCAATCGACTGCTTCGGGTAGAAGGAATTTTGCCGCATATATCCGGGCATCACACCATGCTTCGACCATATGGAGTAGTGAACACTTCGACAGGCGCCCACGGGCTGATCTCCCAACCGGCGTCCTCTCAGCTAAGCAACAGTTCCGCGAACAATCGCTCACTGATGTCACGAATATCGAACTAGTATCGCTTAGTACCCAAACCATTGAAGACATTAGACCTGGAGAAGAGTGTGTATACGACTGTGTTGTCCGAGTCCGATTAGGTGCCGAGGTCCGTGGACACGTATCTGTTCAGCTCATCACTGTCTTTTGTCTCCCCAAGGAAGCCCAAGACGGATGGGTGGACAAAGACCGGCGGCAAACGGGTGTTAagcaccaacaccatcaactccCATTCTCACTATACTTGATCAGGATTGTTCAGTAAATACGCATTCAAGTTTATACCAAGAAAATAGCTCATCGTGGATGTGTGGCACTGTCTGGGCAGTGCACTTGATGACGAACCGCTTGCCCTTTCCAAACCCGCATGCAACCAGACATCACGTATTGCgtgccatcaccgccaagaTAAAGCTGGATAGGTACCTAATCTGTCACCGGTTCCATGGTAGCTGGGTGCCAAAGGCTGATCCCAAGTGACAGGACTGTAGAGAACATGTCGAGTAGGTGTCCGGCATCGAGTACGAGCATTGAAGGGCCACAGAGTACCCTACCTCCGCGGATCAAGAGGAGACTAGCTGTTCCAACCAAGGATAGTCACGTTTGTCACGGTCAAGTCACAAAGTCCAGCCAGCCACCCCACATCACCCTGCCTGGGCGGTTTGAGATGGCGCATGTCgcaaccccccctctttATCTGATTCTGGACCACCTCAGTTCTTGAGTCCGGGGCATCTCCCCGTCGAATAGGATTACCTGACATGTCTGGCCTTCTGCCGATTACCTACCCTGTCATTCGACTGTCACTTAGACAGTGGAGCCGAGCAGCGGCTGCGGTAAGTCTTCCTGTTGGATCGGTTTTGGATCTTCACCCAAGCCTGAGCTACACTAGCTTAGCCCCCCACGATACCCCAGTCATCCCCTGAGCCGGCCGGCAGCATTATTGGCAACGGTGGGTGTGTAGTGTAATGGCTTCGAGTAAGATGGAGGCGAGGTGGGCGAGCAACTCGGAGAGTACATGCTGTTCTTAGCTTTACTGGCCATTGGTTCGACGCTGACAGGATATCCAGCCACGTCTCATGGGGATGTCCAGCGGTGAAGGTCACAACAGGCATGACGCCAGGTACCTGTGGGAAGCAAACTACTGGATGACTCGCGGTGCAGTTGACAACTTGCTCAAGACCGGCATGCCAATCCCTGAAGCCTTGGGACTCCCCAGGGCTCCATGTTGATAGCCCCCTTTCAATGCCTGTCTTGCTATATACCCATTTACGGTGTGGAACAACACACTTGGTGGCTGGACACAAGGAGGATTTTCCGACGCACAGGCTGATACGGCATCCGTGGTAcatcacctacctacctcgTCAGCACCCCACCGCACCTGCAgagcctcctccctctgctttCTCTTCATCTTTCCGCCTGTCTCGACTCCTTTGCTACCTCGACCACCTCGACCACGAAAGGCACACGACAATGGTTATGTTTTGAGAATTACGGGCCCTAGTCGAGACATTGACTCCCGCATTCCATCATTGATGCCGCACGCTCTCATCCGTCTGTATCTAAATACGAAAACTGCGGCAGCCGTCTGATGTCCACCTCCATCTCTTTTTCTTATCTTCTCGCCCATTTGACCgaagcttcttctccacgATGGAAGCCCCCGCCGCGCACGATCGGAAGAAGTTTCCGAGGGTACCCATGTCTTTCTCTTTAGGCCTGGACGCTGGTCCCCATCTGATTTCGACACTACTACAACGAGTCAGCATCATCCCTGGTTGTCGAGCTCTCAGCAAGGAATCACAGTGACGCTTTCATGTATTGGGTCTGAGGTATGGCGGGCATGTTGCAAGGAGAAATCAACCGTGTGTCAGGGAGCCATCGCTTCTGCGAACCAACCGGACTTTTGGAACGAAAATTTGCTTAGACTCTCGTCAACTACGGCTTTCGTTGTGAGCAACGAGTTTTCCTTGACTCGACGAACTCATTGACAGCTCTGGCCTCAGTATAGCTGTGTTGTCCATGCAATACAAGCAAACTCGTAAGCCTGCTGAAGAACTGGCTAATCGACTTGTCATGCACGACCATTCGCGCCCAAGAGTTGGCCATCAGGAACGAGCGACTCGAGTGCCCATAAGCAGACGTCCACCTGTCTCTTGCACACTGCCGGCTTTTCAAACGATCAAAACAACGTACCGAATCGACGAGAACGAATCTCACACACCCAGCTCGACAGTTATTGCAAACATTATCTCCTTGGCGATCTCCCATCCGTCCAGATTTTCGGATGAGTCGGGCGAGGCTCACGAGCCTTGCCAACGAGGCCCGACAGCTACTACTTTGGGGGTCTGCTAAAAACCAATGGCATTCAGTTCCATTTAGAGCTGTCTCTATGGGATCGGCATGACTCGCAGCCTTGAACGTCCGAAACATTTCTAGTCGCCACTCGCCAAGCAACCGCGCTCTAGTTTCCGTCGGAAACTCCCACTCGATCGAGGGACAACAAAAAGCGGTAGGCCAAGACGGGCGCCATCTTGACAGCTCGGAAACAGTCTAGATCGCGGGTTTACTAGGGAATGGTGCCGTGCCAGCGTTTGAGGCCTGTTGATGGGATTGATGTAGTGTTCGCTGCATCGCCCAAATAACTACACTGAATTGCTAACAGAGAAGGGTTCGGCTTTAGGGAACAGACCTCACCGGCTGCTTTGTTACCTAAGCGAACGCGGGCTGTCGGAgtgatggggaagatgagATCAAAATCAAGCTAGAAAAACGAGTGCACAATTCAAGAGCAGGACGACAGAATAGGCAAAATATGGGCATGAAAGTGGATGGATctccccagcagccagcTGCAAATCACGAGGGCAATATAGATTGTGTTTACTACACCTGCCCAGAACCCCCTGGCACAGCTCGAGCAGCCCCTTGTTCCTTGACAACCCGCCTAAAGTTCTTTGGGAatctcctcgccaacctgaACTGCTCCGTTTCTTCTTCCACCGCGGCAGGAAGGTGCTCCCTCCAGGTGCCAGCCATGTCTGATCCGAATCCGAGTTTTCCACCCCACGACCAAGAGATGACGCGCTCTGCTCTTGCGCCTTCAGGGGCGTGGAGGAGGCCGGGGGCGATGTCGACCATGTCTGGGCGGGAGTCGCAGGCGTAAAAGACCACGGCTGAGCAAGTGCTGCAGTGGTAGCGCTGGACGCCTTGGGAGCTGGGGTAGAGGGATAATGTGCCGAGTCTGGGGTCGGTTCCGATGGCGgattggagggtggtggtgtcgaggggaaggggggaggtggggtcAGAGGCAAAGGTGATGTGTTTTAGCTCTGCAAAGGTCCAGGCAAAGATCTCGGTTCCGGAGACGAGGCGGCAGTCGGAGCAGCCGTCGAGTGAGCCGAGGAGTTTGTAACTCTCTGGATCGACGAACCAGGGCAGTTGCCCCCCCTTTGACTGGTGTTCTTTAAAGTCCCTTTGGGCATCGCCGGCTTTGAGGACGAAGTCGACGCCGCCGCAGTGGCATTTGAGGGGGATGTTGCCCTCTTTTTcgggaaggtggaggaggttgtcagCATGGGAAAGGAATATGTTTTTATCCTCGGGCCAGTATCCCTCTGAGGTGATTTCTTTCGACTTTTCTCTCCAGCCTAGCCAGCGTCGGGGTTTGGCGGCGGAGGGATGGTTGAGACCGTTGAGCCAGGGGACTGCCCCGCCGTCGATGGTGTCGGCTAGGAACATGTGAGCGTCCCATTCTATGAGGTTTTGGCCTAGTGGCagtggggaggaaggggtgaggACGCCGGTGAAGGCGAGGTAATTTATGACGCCGGGGGTGGAGTTGTCTTCCcagaagagggtggtggagcaGTGACTGCAAAAGTAGATGTTTAAGCGGGGGGAGAAGGCATATTGTTTGAGGTTGTcagagggttggggagggggcccGGGCCAGAGGATGTCGGTGGAGCCGCGCAGGGAGCCGGTGAGGTGCCGGCAGGAGTTGCAGTGGCAGTTTGTTGctttgagagggagggaggtggtggggatgggttTGGAGGTGAAGGTCAGGGCGCGGCAGTGGCATTGGGctgtgagggtgatggtaTCGGTGTTGGACTCCATAGTGGTGCTGAagggttgggttgtttgaTGGTGGGACAGGATGGCGGTGACAGGTGCGGGGGCAGGTCAATATATAGCCCACTTAGGAGATAACGTGTTGGTTAAGAGATGCAGTTTGTATTACCTCCTAAAGTGTGGGTGATTTATGGTGAATACGCTTGATACGCCCGGCAGGCAAAAGTTGTCACCCGAAAGGCGTCGTGAGCTCCAATGGAAAGCGCGGTTGAGAACCAATCTGACGTCACTTAATTGGCTGTTCAACAATGGGCGATGCTCTCTCGGAATAGTTCCTCTTTGGGCACCGGCCGGTAACATGAGAACACATGGACAAAAGTAGTTTATCTCCGAGGAATTTCTGTAGTTTGTTTCCACCTACAACTAGAGGAAGAGTAATCCAACAACTCCTGAGTGGGAAAATCTCCGATCCAACCATGCTCCAGAAAAGACTTACACACCTTGTTGTATACGCACCCCCACAAACTCCAAAACAGCCAAATCCGATGTAAATGCTCATGATGCCCGTCCGTTTCTGCTTTTGTTTATGCCAACCGCTCATCGTTGCGCGCAATGGCACTTGGGCT encodes the following:
- a CDS encoding uncharacterized protein (EggNog:ENOG503P3IK); translated protein: MGGGDVPPYVGEVPLELPMGLATNQPVSSTQYVNPTEDWESRPGRPAPQPLHQPPVDTGNGGLGQSRYCWESVALPLPQKEDCFPEAFHRTFQSGSTPTHSLPPPSLNGAHSTSRDPTNAQGQHAYLSQFHAQAAYPDGVFGSSVDITQEHRFPYCLSRVDSGSLRASPGNLLDTEASSICSAYVHVTKEGNGHTWDGLQKSEVQDVDEQIIVPMETALVGGWVAVEQALMLDVTQQGAAAAVNQGLAIKEEPELEELEEQRRKRQRENLRKQTSDTRTMRACIRCHNQRVRCLPNVDNPNDPLAPCVTCLKVRRESKKTIHNLPCLRYKLASVVLQRDGGLGYTKRFDHTQLINIRANDWADNHIKVIEMAQGLCETPMTLKVRAFRAVEGDQLVRNFVGRDGIRIPAYGLVNVKEHGRAFQHYIAANAIKGLEDSAKDSDDLVKVIYSMIAEHLRQSSRHKQNREENRDKKSVDLAEFLLKAVRLWFAIRHQTGSAWICGQESLGMESRELKTRYIPRMIVAQFDSIRYHTVFKSQVPQFLSMFEKILSSGPELWKDSKDAWFTAFLVVFLFLHNVACICKDRYRHAKENSKGRPLETRYGPRDHPLTTFVEDVQHGAGVMLAYWTYFKRCDLMNFEWDAESVSKSAIKYLDTRQLAFLKGTIDCLKDKTTSIPSTPQEGCWEHELYWISLMFVSEPSMTSSWKPPVVFSTVNPSVGNEQ
- a CDS encoding uncharacterized protein (COG:S; EggNog:ENOG503PBP8) — translated: MAPLRPRWNPMSALGLEQIYSLSLYWKSQEYSTYSLKLPMDQVGSLFGQSHAGLGWLEHHAMAWVPEAISSDSYVVDLGPRGVQEVQEGLQKFKELELDGHEVSRHNFHLPTLEAQLEQACHEVHRGRGFVILRGLDPQQYSVEDNLMIYLGIAAYIGDQRGFQDKKGNMLTHITASKDWKTPPELRHGIHTTKGLSWHCDIGVDILALHVRSLAEHGGDTFIASSLTIVKELEALYPHVIQALQEAAWPIQISGNPIPRYILAPLLHMDPENNHIILSVDPGRLGVHPSTTRTDGTSPIPPLTPTQLETLRILNQVASKYRLRLDTKAGDIVLLNNFAHLHARDAYSDPGQGQGRHLVRLYLRNAALAHPVPESMRVPWEAAFGPRNGEGRYPVAPALEYTAPRYTAGSAAFPLDDNDDVNGDGTA
- a CDS encoding uncharacterized protein (EggNog:ENOG503P1VR; COG:S), whose amino-acid sequence is MESNTDTITLTAQCHCRALTFTSKPIPTTSLPLKATNCHCNSCRHLTGSLRGSTDILWPGPPPQPSDNLKQYAFSPRLNIYFCSHCSTTLFWEDNSTPGVINYLAFTGVLTPSSPLPLGQNLIEWDAHMFLADTIDGGAVPWLNGLNHPSAAKPRRWLGWREKSKEITSEGYWPEDKNIFLSHADNLLHLPEKEGNIPLKCHCGGVDFVLKAGDAQRDFKEHQSKGGQLPWFVDPESYKLLGSLDGCSDCRLVSGTEIFAWTFAELKHITFASDPTSPLPLDTTTLQSAIGTDPRLGTLSLYPSSQGVQRYHCSTCSAVVFYACDSRPDMVDIAPGLLHAPEGARAERVISWSWGGKLGFGSDMAGTWREHLPAAVEEETEQFRLARRFPKNFRRVVKEQGAARAVPGGSGQV